The bacterium genome includes a region encoding these proteins:
- a CDS encoding sugar phosphate isomerase/epimerase, translating into MKKSLCHYSYHRNIKEEAWSLEKFVLETEKLGIEGIDFHVAYLPEYKEAVKQINALMSRTTLELSGLSMSNSFNKDEEEFVEQVEKVKRWLDVAGDVGAPVSRIFGGGIQYDKYIKINTEELKKEFDKVIKGIELVLPSAEKNNVVLALENHGRLPGTGEEQVEIIEKINSPFLKATIDVGNYMQCGQSGDEGTRIAAPYCRYVHFKDFKKDPTHKRGLRPTVVGEGDVDHAKCLQHLKNAGFDGFVALEYEGEEDGTTGVPSSIEFMKSVMKNY; encoded by the coding sequence ATGAAAAAGTCGCTTTGTCACTACAGTTATCATAGAAATATTAAAGAAGAAGCATGGTCTCTTGAGAAATTTGTTTTGGAAACTGAAAAACTAGGTATTGAAGGTATCGATTTCCATGTAGCATACTTGCCTGAATATAAAGAAGCTGTAAAACAGATAAACGCCCTCATGTCCAGGACAACACTTGAACTGTCAGGACTTTCCATGTCCAACAGTTTTAATAAGGATGAAGAAGAATTCGTGGAACAGGTAGAAAAGGTCAAGAGATGGCTTGATGTCGCAGGAGATGTAGGCGCTCCTGTCTCGAGAATTTTTGGGGGAGGGATACAATATGATAAATATATTAAAATTAATACAGAAGAATTGAAAAAAGAATTTGATAAGGTTATAAAGGGAATTGAACTGGTTCTTCCATCTGCCGAGAAAAATAATGTCGTATTGGCTCTGGAAAATCATGGCAGACTGCCAGGTACAGGAGAAGAGCAGGTAGAAATTATAGAAAAAATAAATTCGCCTTTTTTGAAAGCTACGATTGACGTTGGTAATTATATGCAGTGCGGTCAGTCTGGAGATGAAGGAACAAGGATTGCTGCCCCATATTGCAGGTATGTGCACTTTAAAGATTTCAAAAAGGACCCAACTCACAAAAGAGGACTCCGCCCAACTGTTGTCGGAGAGGGGGACGTAGATCATGCTAAATGTCTTCAGCATCTCAAGAATGCAGGATTTGATGGATTTGTTGCTCTTGAATATGAAGGAGAGGAAGATGGGACAACAGGTGTTCCATCAAGTATAGAATTTATGAAATCTGTTATGAAAAATTATTAA
- a CDS encoding polysaccharide deacetylase family protein, protein MKKHDIKATFFWTAHAAENNPRMLKKVRDAGHEIGCHGLVHETMGNEIFPIPNNWPVFPFEVEERRGYHDC, encoded by the coding sequence ATGAAAAAGCACGACATTAAAGCCACCTTTTTCTGGACCGCTCATGCCGCTGAGAATAATCCCAGAATGTTAAAAAAGGTTCGTGATGCTGGGCATGAGATTGGATGCCATGGCCTTGTACATGAGACCATGGGCAATGAAATTTTTCCAATTCCCAATAATTGGCCTGTATTTCCTTTTGAGGTTGAAGAACGAAGAGGCTACCATGATTGTTAA
- a CDS encoding BatA and WFA domain-containing protein: MSIFFLNPIFLFGMLSGIIPIVIHLVSNRKTETIQFSTLRFLKLSHLRTMTRLKLRQIILLLLRILILILISLAISGPVVKFSGFSFFGKGKAVSAVIILDNSYSMAYRGTDTPFDKAKDAAIQISKSIKRADEVALILTNGRGYQGGLEDIMPDISLSNDYADIGTALTEAIKILAKSAGPNKEIYLITDLQKVSWDNIKSPINLSSDVHLYLVNTGKEDFSNTAITDVKLKVERMSLQAHAEINNFSNYATKTNTYIYIDNVKKQEQTAYIDANSKIILNFSVDMDKPGLHHGYISIDHDKLNIDNKYFFTVKAAPVFPLLLVNGHKSIFPYLDECFYLRSALSPSQGALSSIKIDEITREGFLSEKLDKYSLVILANVKVNDQGIADILKPYVHKGGNLLIFLGNNTNVPDYNRIFYESELLPSKLLMSMGDEDDHSNFFTFAKVHYKNKIFDIFEGTNVNLSHIHFYKIYAVQYDPALEQSTKVLSWYTNGYPMFLEKQLSKGRIFLFTSSPNISWNDFPIHPAYLPFLHQIIYSLERETNQPQSYLVNSALRLKIPPDTEKVSVISPDGTLWQTTSIENDTFSYTDTKTSGIYQVNKGKTLFAVNLDTKESDLSKIARDEINRYIKGNLSFISTFDEIIPSMRRTREGVRLSNPLLFLLILLLLIEGIIANRFIPSYAERKKIFISARSKGSNVKI; encoded by the coding sequence ATGTCAATATTCTTTCTTAATCCGATTTTCCTCTTTGGTATGTTGTCAGGGATTATTCCTATCGTAATACACCTGGTATCAAATCGCAAAACTGAAACCATTCAATTTAGCACTTTAAGATTCTTAAAGCTCTCGCATCTTAGAACAATGACAAGATTAAAGCTCAGACAAATCATATTATTATTGCTCAGAATCCTTATTCTTATACTCATATCGCTTGCAATATCAGGACCTGTTGTAAAATTCTCTGGATTTTCATTTTTCGGGAAAGGGAAAGCAGTAAGCGCTGTTATTATCCTTGATAATTCATACAGCATGGCTTATAGAGGAACGGATACGCCTTTTGATAAGGCAAAGGATGCTGCTATACAAATATCGAAATCTATTAAAAGAGCAGATGAAGTTGCACTTATTCTAACGAACGGCAGAGGATATCAAGGTGGTCTGGAGGATATTATGCCAGATATTTCATTATCAAATGATTATGCTGACATTGGGACGGCTTTAACTGAAGCAATAAAAATTCTTGCTAAGTCTGCAGGGCCTAATAAGGAGATATACTTGATTACAGATTTGCAAAAGGTTTCCTGGGATAATATAAAATCTCCAATTAATCTTAGCTCCGATGTGCATCTATATCTTGTAAATACAGGCAAGGAAGATTTTTCTAATACTGCAATAACAGATGTAAAACTTAAGGTAGAGAGAATGTCTCTACAGGCGCATGCTGAGATAAACAATTTCTCAAACTATGCAACAAAAACAAACACTTATATCTATATTGACAATGTGAAAAAACAGGAACAGACAGCATATATAGATGCCAACTCAAAGATTATCCTGAATTTCTCAGTGGACATGGATAAGCCGGGATTGCACCACGGCTATATTAGTATTGACCATGACAAGCTGAACATAGATAACAAATATTTTTTTACTGTTAAAGCAGCTCCCGTATTTCCATTACTTCTTGTTAATGGGCATAAATCTATTTTTCCATATTTAGATGAGTGTTTTTATTTAAGATCTGCTTTGAGCCCATCCCAAGGGGCATTATCAAGCATAAAGATAGATGAAATAACCAGAGAGGGCTTCTTATCTGAAAAGTTGGACAAATATTCTCTTGTTATACTTGCCAACGTAAAGGTCAACGATCAGGGTATTGCAGACATACTAAAACCATACGTACATAAAGGAGGAAACCTGCTGATATTCCTGGGAAATAATACTAATGTTCCGGATTATAACCGTATCTTTTATGAGAGTGAATTACTGCCTTCAAAACTTCTTATGTCTATGGGGGATGAAGATGACCATTCTAATTTTTTTACGTTTGCAAAAGTACATTATAAAAACAAGATATTCGATATATTTGAAGGGACAAATGTCAATTTAAGCCATATCCATTTTTATAAGATTTATGCTGTACAATATGATCCTGCCCTGGAACAATCGACAAAGGTGCTATCCTGGTACACAAATGGTTATCCTATGTTTTTAGAAAAACAGTTGAGTAAAGGAAGAATCTTCTTGTTTACAAGTTCTCCTAATATTTCGTGGAATGACTTCCCTATTCATCCTGCATACCTGCCGTTTCTGCATCAGATTATATATTCACTGGAACGAGAGACGAATCAGCCGCAAAGTTATTTAGTTAATTCAGCACTCAGGCTTAAGATTCCTCCTGATACGGAAAAAGTTTCAGTAATAAGTCCGGATGGTACTCTCTGGCAGACTACATCCATTGAGAATGATACATTCAGTTATACCGACACAAAAACGTCAGGTATTTATCAGGTTAATAAAGGCAAGACTCTATTTGCTGTTAACCTTGATACCAAGGAGTCAGATCTATCAAAAATAGCCAGAGATGAGATTAATAGGTATATAAAAGGGAATTTAAGCTTTATATCTACATTCGATGAGATTATTCCAAGCATGAGAAGAACAAGAGAAGGGGTAAGACTCTCAAATCCTTTACTCTTTTTATTAATATTGCTGCTGCTTATTGAGGGAATTATAGCTAATAGATTTATTCCATCCTATGCTGAACGCAAAAAAATATTTATAAGCGCAAGAAGTAAAGGGTCAAATGTCAAGATTTGA
- a CDS encoding AAA family ATPase, with protein MDDSKIVEADLGAIEEFKNAREKILKEIRKVIIGQQQIVDEILIAMFSRGHCLVVGVPGLAKTLMVNTIAQVMDLKFKRIQFTPDLMPSDITGTDIMEEDSQTHKRSFKFIEGPIFANIVLADEINRTPPKTQAALLEAMQEYKVTAGGVTYPLELPFFILATQNPIEQEGTYPLPEAQLDRFMFNINIDYPSKTEEQEIVKSTTYETNTELTPVLDGEKILELQRITRRIPVSDHVVIYATNIVRASRPKDASAPEFIKDWVSWGAGPRAAQYLILGAKARAITRGDYNVSCEDVRSVAAPVLRHRIIINFNAEAEGIDSEKIIEKLLNTITEPTERIMQSYRRFLDPKVIAKISNLNLVAKLVVEGFISGLHKSPYQGFSVEFSEHKEYSLGDDLKHVDWKVYGKTDKLYIKRYEEETNLKAYILLDASNSMFFKSGHVSKYEYGCFLAASLAYLMIKQRDSVGLVVFDEKIKDYIPPKCSRGHLKNILQTLDRTSSGQKTNISKTCHDLAETIKRRGLIILISDLLDDAESVIKGLKHFRHKKQEVIVFHVLDKYETTFPYEKPAVFQDIETKKTLSVNPKLIREQYWAEIDSFTHKYKRDCSEGMIDYVRADTSVPLDAALCSYLSKRARLG; from the coding sequence ATGGATGACAGTAAGATTGTTGAAGCGGATTTAGGGGCAATTGAAGAATTTAAGAATGCCAGAGAGAAAATCTTAAAAGAAATTCGCAAGGTAATTATTGGTCAGCAGCAGATAGTAGATGAAATTTTGATTGCCATGTTTTCCAGAGGTCATTGCCTTGTTGTCGGCGTGCCCGGACTGGCAAAAACATTAATGGTAAATACAATTGCGCAGGTCATGGATTTAAAGTTTAAAAGAATTCAGTTTACTCCTGACCTTATGCCCTCAGATATTACAGGGACGGATATCATGGAGGAGGATTCTCAAACGCACAAGAGGAGTTTTAAATTTATAGAAGGTCCGATCTTTGCAAATATAGTGCTGGCTGATGAGATAAACAGGACACCACCAAAAACACAGGCTGCCTTGCTTGAAGCAATGCAGGAATACAAAGTAACTGCAGGAGGGGTAACCTATCCTCTGGAGCTTCCGTTTTTTATTTTAGCGACACAGAATCCTATAGAGCAGGAGGGCACGTATCCTTTGCCTGAGGCGCAGCTGGATAGATTTATGTTTAATATCAATATAGACTATCCTTCCAAAACTGAAGAGCAGGAAATAGTCAAATCTACTACATACGAAACCAATACTGAACTCACTCCTGTATTGGATGGGGAAAAGATACTTGAGCTTCAGAGAATCACAAGGCGCATTCCTGTTTCTGACCATGTAGTCATATATGCGACAAACATTGTAAGAGCATCCAGGCCAAAGGATGCTTCTGCTCCGGAATTCATAAAAGACTGGGTCAGCTGGGGGGCAGGGCCAAGAGCCGCTCAGTATCTAATACTCGGCGCAAAAGCGAGAGCAATAACACGGGGTGACTATAACGTATCTTGTGAAGATGTAAGAAGTGTTGCTGCTCCTGTACTCAGACATAGAATTATTATCAATTTTAATGCAGAAGCTGAAGGAATAGACTCAGAGAAGATTATAGAGAAGCTGCTCAATACAATTACAGAACCAACAGAAAGGATTATGCAAAGCTATCGTAGGTTTCTCGATCCAAAGGTAATTGCAAAGATATCCAACCTGAACCTTGTTGCAAAATTAGTTGTTGAAGGATTTATATCCGGCCTGCATAAAAGTCCATATCAGGGATTCAGCGTAGAATTCTCTGAACATAAGGAATATTCCCTGGGAGATGACCTAAAACATGTAGACTGGAAAGTATATGGAAAAACAGATAAATTATATATAAAGAGATATGAGGAGGAAACAAATCTTAAAGCTTATATTCTTCTGGATGCAAGTAATTCCATGTTCTTCAAGTCAGGACATGTTTCAAAGTATGAATATGGCTGTTTTCTTGCTGCATCCCTTGCTTATCTGATGATTAAGCAAAGAGATTCCGTAGGTCTTGTGGTGTTTGATGAAAAAATAAAAGATTATATACCACCTAAATGCAGTAGAGGTCACTTAAAAAATATCCTGCAAACACTTGATAGAACCTCATCAGGACAAAAAACTAATATTAGCAAAACCTGCCATGATCTGGCTGAAACAATAAAGAGAAGAGGGTTAATAATTTTGATATCAGATCTGCTTGATGATGCAGAATCAGTAATAAAAGGGCTAAAGCATTTCAGGCATAAAAAACAAGAGGTCATTGTCTTTCATGTTCTTGATAAATATGAGACAACATTCCCTTATGAGAAGCCTGCTGTTTTTCAAGATATAGAAACAAAAAAAACTCTTTCCGTGAATCCTAAACTTATCCGCGAGCAATATTGGGCAGAGATTGACAGCTTTACACATAAGTATAAGCGCGATTGTTCTGAAGGGATGATAGACTATGTAAGGGCGGATACATCTGTGCCTCTGGACGCAGCGCTGTGTTCATATCTTTCTAAAAGAGCAAGACTGGGATAA
- a CDS encoding glycosyltransferase family 4 protein, producing the protein MHIGFIEDTHLHGGTQIWVSEAAKAFINKGEAVTVIAPLGSWVANECSKAGAHIIAYDWDRVVAKGNEFKRIWIEGLNNCDVAVCTVHPPRHGFHCAVFGAECIKQAGLDTILIPKTGTIVPEYLREFYLPDDSINVRIISITDFTRKYLIDNYKIPSEKVELIYQGTEIDRFTSSDENKAESLRRYPLCGTAAPVLGSVGSFEERKGQVILLEAVAKLAAGSIPDIHLMLVGDGPDEEMLKAKVKTMNLEKNVAFFPFTNEPNYVFERIDILVLPSLYKEGLPNVLLEAMSMGLPVIASELAGVPEVVFNGKTGYMVEPGNQKELIDAIVKLSSDKNNYLQMGKNARKLMEEKFDKRVQFNEFLKFFHKITGK; encoded by the coding sequence ATGCATATCGGATTTATCGAAGATACACATCTTCATGGCGGAACTCAGATCTGGGTTTCTGAAGCGGCCAAAGCTTTCATTAATAAAGGAGAGGCTGTTACTGTTATTGCGCCTCTGGGTAGCTGGGTAGCTAATGAATGTTCTAAAGCAGGAGCACATATTATTGCATATGACTGGGACAGGGTTGTAGCCAAAGGCAATGAATTTAAAAGGATATGGATTGAAGGTCTGAATAACTGTGATGTTGCTGTTTGTACCGTGCATCCGCCGAGGCATGGATTCCACTGCGCTGTTTTTGGCGCTGAATGCATAAAACAAGCTGGTCTTGACACAATTCTTATACCAAAAACAGGGACTATTGTACCTGAATATCTGAGGGAATTTTATCTTCCTGATGACTCCATTAATGTAAGAATCATCAGTATCACAGACTTTACACGCAAGTATCTTATTGATAATTATAAAATCCCTTCTGAGAAGGTTGAGCTAATCTATCAGGGAACAGAAATTGACCGTTTTACTTCTTCAGATGAAAACAAAGCTGAATCCTTGAGGCGTTATCCTCTTTGTGGTACTGCCGCTCCGGTTCTGGGCTCAGTTGGCTCTTTTGAAGAAAGAAAAGGACAGGTCATTCTTCTCGAGGCGGTTGCAAAGCTCGCAGCTGGTTCTATTCCTGACATTCATTTGATGCTTGTTGGAGACGGGCCAGATGAAGAAATGTTGAAAGCAAAAGTTAAAACAATGAATCTTGAAAAAAACGTGGCATTCTTCCCTTTTACTAATGAACCAAATTATGTTTTTGAAAGAATTGATATACTAGTTCTTCCCAGCCTCTATAAGGAGGGTTTGCCAAATGTCCTGCTTGAAGCAATGTCTATGGGACTGCCCGTTATAGCGTCGGAATTAGCAGGAGTACCTGAAGTTGTCTTTAATGGGAAAACAGGATACATGGTAGAACCCGGTAACCAGAAAGAACTTATAGATGCGATTGTCAAACTCTCCTCAGATAAAAACAATTACCTGCAGATGGGTAAAAACGCTCGTAAGCTTATGGAAGAAAAGTTTGATAAAAGAGTGCAGTTTAATGAATTCCTAAAGTTCTTTCACAAGATTACAGGTAAATAA
- a CDS encoding glycosyltransferase, with amino-acid sequence MYVLNSNHDFYWEGGKPASERKLGEKAGIRDHFFKNIKNLAFFSLFKKLYPWNGKRWIQVNINHKQSRYLTTHYGFPENRVFEISTFISDEFLREYTKQDVMSSRLRMAYILSDGKPKIKPVPVSSHIGNLTNWMKGQKPIVCGFRDGLELDLTNEKIIYCLQPTRVVARKRIEKNLHLFSALMNYPFFRKEFESNKDIQLILHITGPVPIEHQADLETVLNAYVDLCSVLPEDISDRIFIAFSVGTEEHPSFKANGLERMHIEDIYRLATVVLFPSETEGRGLPIIEASACGIPIICSHYYPEEVFANVVGKYLPEEKQIKCVLFPENDFSQDFLSKATKLMFGENEEELKKHNVNAVRMRYGTKVLAETFYKLLRTLKRSKD; translated from the coding sequence ATGTATGTATTGAATTCAAATCATGATTTCTATTGGGAAGGAGGAAAACCTGCTTCAGAACGCAAACTCGGAGAAAAAGCAGGGATAAGGGATCACTTTTTTAAAAACATTAAGAATCTGGCGTTCTTTTCGCTGTTTAAAAAGCTTTATCCATGGAATGGAAAGCGTTGGATTCAGGTAAATATAAATCATAAGCAATCGCGTTACCTTACTACACATTATGGGTTTCCTGAAAATAGAGTGTTTGAAATATCTACTTTCATAAGCGATGAATTTTTAAGAGAATATACAAAGCAAGATGTTATGTCGTCCCGTTTGCGAATGGCATATATCCTTTCAGACGGCAAACCAAAAATCAAACCTGTTCCGGTTTCCTCTCATATTGGGAATCTCACAAACTGGATGAAGGGACAAAAGCCCATAGTTTGTGGATTTAGAGATGGGCTTGAGCTTGATTTAACAAATGAAAAGATTATTTACTGCTTGCAGCCCACGCGCGTAGTTGCCAGAAAACGTATTGAAAAGAATTTGCATCTTTTTTCTGCGCTTATGAATTATCCCTTTTTTCGCAAGGAATTTGAAAGCAATAAAGACATTCAACTTATTCTCCATATAACAGGGCCTGTTCCCATAGAGCATCAGGCAGATCTTGAAACTGTTTTGAACGCTTATGTTGATTTATGTTCAGTATTGCCAGAGGATATTTCTGACCGTATCTTTATCGCGTTTTCAGTAGGAACAGAAGAACACCCAAGCTTTAAGGCAAATGGACTGGAACGTATGCATATTGAGGACATTTACAGACTTGCTACAGTAGTTTTGTTCCCCAGTGAAACTGAAGGCAGAGGATTGCCTATTATTGAGGCTAGTGCGTGTGGAATTCCTATTATATGCAGCCACTATTATCCTGAGGAGGTTTTTGCCAATGTTGTAGGGAAATATCTTCCTGAAGAGAAGCAGATAAAGTGCGTGCTTTTTCCCGAGAATGACTTTTCTCAGGATTTTCTTAGTAAAGCTACAAAGCTAATGTTCGGGGAAAATGAAGAAGAACTCAAAAAGCATAACGTCAATGCTGTAAGAATGCGTTATGGAACTAAAGTTCTTGCAGAGACATTTTATAAACTGCTCAGAACTTTGAAAAGATCTAAGGACTGA
- a CDS encoding aldo/keto reductase, which produces MQTRKLGYSDLNITVIGLGTWAIGGGGWKFAWGPQDDKESIAAIREAVDIGINWIDTAALYGLGHSEIVVGKAIKEMREKPIIATKCCRCWDKKRNIFNSLKKDSIRSEVEASLKRLRVDVIDLYQIHHPSPDEEIEEGWETIANLIKEGKIRYGGVSNFSVEQLKRIQPIHPVVSLQPPYSMLERGIEDELLDYCKKNNIGVIVYSPMQRGLLAGKFSKERVKNLPKDDHRRKNMQFQEPKLSANLELVESLRPVAEKNNITLAQLALAWVLRRKEVTAAIVGARNKLQIKETAAAGDVKLTETDIEIIEELLNI; this is translated from the coding sequence ATGCAGACAAGAAAATTAGGATATAGTGATTTAAATATAACAGTTATCGGTCTCGGCACATGGGCAATTGGCGGAGGCGGGTGGAAATTCGCATGGGGGCCGCAGGATGACAAAGAATCAATTGCTGCTATACGTGAAGCAGTTGATATTGGCATAAACTGGATAGACACGGCTGCTCTTTATGGCCTTGGACATTCTGAAATCGTTGTGGGTAAAGCTATAAAAGAAATGAGAGAAAAACCTATTATTGCAACAAAATGTTGCAGATGCTGGGATAAAAAGCGAAATATATTCAACAGTTTAAAAAAGGATAGTATTCGTTCAGAGGTTGAAGCAAGTTTAAAGAGACTTAGAGTAGATGTTATTGACCTGTATCAGATTCACCATCCTAGTCCTGATGAAGAGATCGAAGAAGGATGGGAAACAATAGCAAATCTCATAAAAGAAGGGAAAATTCGCTACGGCGGTGTTTCAAACTTTAGTGTGGAACAGCTCAAACGCATTCAACCTATTCATCCAGTAGTATCACTCCAGCCGCCTTACAGCATGTTGGAAAGAGGTATTGAAGATGAGCTGCTGGATTATTGCAAAAAAAACAATATTGGAGTTATAGTTTACAGCCCAATGCAAAGAGGGCTTCTTGCAGGAAAGTTCTCTAAAGAACGAGTTAAAAATCTTCCAAAGGATGACCATCGGCGCAAGAATATGCAATTTCAAGAGCCCAAGTTAAGTGCAAATCTTGAACTCGTAGAATCTCTCAGACCTGTAGCTGAGAAGAACAATATAACTCTTGCGCAGCTTGCCCTGGCATGGGTTCTGCGCAGAAAAGAAGTAACTGCAGCAATTGTGGGAGCAAGAAACAAATTGCAGATTAAGGAAACTGCAGCTGCGGGTGATGTTAAACTTACTGAAACCGATATCGAAATAATTGAAGAATTATTAAATATCTGA
- a CDS encoding ATP-dependent 6-phosphofructokinase, protein MDTHCLTTDELPDLTIEKIGSSGVISPIVRSRDYFTNDHEKILIYSHSKDLKTCQSPDKEPPMFERAGPRQRIFFDGEKINCGIVTCGGLCPGLNDVIRTIVLSLVWQYGVRKVFGFRYGYAGLSSSAPKEPLILTPESVDEIQHKGGDILSLSRGQQDSDDIVSNLEKREISLLFVIGGDGTLRGASDIVKAIKKRDLKIGVIGVPKTIDNDICAVEQSFGFSTAVEASRSAICGAHEEAKGAWNGVGLVKLMGRDSGFIAAYATLANSDANFCFIPEVPLVLKGENGFLRLLEKRLDRKHHALIVVAEGAGQDLIREAGYQERDASGNIVHKDIGGFLKKEIIKYFKKKKKPLVLKYIDPSYMIRSIPANSQDSAFCLMLGQNAVHAGMSGRTNMVISYWNQYFVHIPISLAVLRKKKVDPNGHLWQTVLETTGQV, encoded by the coding sequence ATGGATACTCATTGCTTGACTACGGATGAATTGCCAGATTTAACAATTGAAAAGATTGGATCTTCAGGTGTAATTTCTCCCATCGTAAGAAGCAGAGATTACTTCACTAATGACCATGAAAAAATTCTAATATATTCACATTCTAAAGATTTAAAAACATGCCAAAGCCCTGATAAAGAACCTCCAATGTTTGAAAGAGCTGGTCCAAGGCAAAGAATCTTCTTTGACGGGGAAAAAATAAACTGTGGAATAGTTACTTGTGGAGGATTATGTCCTGGGCTCAACGATGTAATACGGACAATTGTTCTTAGCCTTGTATGGCAATATGGTGTCAGGAAAGTTTTCGGCTTTCGCTATGGATATGCAGGCCTGTCATCAAGCGCCCCTAAAGAACCATTAATATTAACCCCGGAATCTGTTGACGAAATTCAACATAAAGGAGGAGACATCCTGTCATTGTCCCGCGGTCAGCAAGACTCGGATGATATAGTTAGCAATCTGGAAAAAAGAGAAATTAGTTTATTATTTGTTATTGGAGGCGATGGCACACTAAGAGGAGCTTCAGATATAGTCAAGGCGATAAAGAAAAGAGATTTAAAAATTGGGGTAATTGGAGTTCCAAAGACAATTGATAACGATATCTGCGCAGTAGAGCAGTCTTTTGGTTTTTCAACAGCTGTTGAAGCGTCGCGTTCAGCCATTTGTGGAGCACACGAAGAAGCCAAAGGAGCATGGAATGGTGTTGGGTTAGTTAAACTAATGGGCAGGGATTCTGGCTTTATTGCTGCTTATGCTACTCTGGCAAACAGTGATGCAAACTTCTGTTTTATCCCGGAAGTACCTCTTGTTTTAAAAGGAGAAAACGGATTTTTGCGTCTGCTTGAGAAACGGTTGGACAGGAAGCATCATGCGCTAATTGTAGTAGCCGAAGGAGCAGGACAGGACTTGATACGAGAAGCTGGTTATCAAGAAAGAGATGCTTCAGGCAATATTGTACATAAGGATATCGGCGGGTTCTTAAAGAAAGAAATTATAAAATATTTTAAAAAGAAGAAAAAACCATTGGTTTTGAAATATATAGATCCGAGCTATATGATACGAAGCATACCTGCCAATTCTCAAGATTCAGCATTCTGCCTGATGCTTGGACAAAATGCTGTGCATGCCGGGATGTCAGGCAGAACAAATATGGTAATAAGCTACTGGAACCAGTACTTTGTGCATATCCCCATATCACTGGCTGTTCTAAGGAAGAAAAAAGTTGACCCAAACGGCCATTTATGGCAGACTGTTTTGGAAACGACCGGTCAGGTATGA